One genomic region from Leishmania braziliensis MHOM/BR/75/M2904 complete genome, chromosome 35 encodes:
- a CDS encoding EF hand containing protein codes for MKEAFELLQRDGEIPKASVPTALRAAGLNPSEEKIKEIMATATDVDMTGYEALVEKNDDKTDTSEAVKEAFRVFDKDLDGTVSVAEFRHIMTTMGEKYNDEEFRDLVQGFENNGVIHYEQFVDKMLAPFTEHGGADDTH; via the coding sequence ATGAAAGAGGCATTtgagctcctgcagcgcgatGGCGAAATTCCAAAGGCTTCTGTTCCAACAGCACTGAGGGCTGCAGGACTCAATCCAAGTGAGGAGAAGATCAAAGAAATCATGGCGACAGCAACAGATGTGGATATGACTGGATACGAGGCTCTTGTGGAAAAAAATGATGACAAGACGGATACGTCAGAGGCAGTGAAGGAGGCTTTTCGTGTCTTCGACAAAGACTTGGACGGTACTGTCTCGGTGGCCGAGTTCCGGCACATCATGACCACTATGGGAGAGAAGTACAACGATGAGGAGTTTCGTGATTTAGTTCAGGGGTTTGAGAATAACGGTGTTATCCACTACGAACAATTTGTAGACAAGATGCTTGCGCCGTTCACAGAACATGGGGGTGCAGATGATACTCACTAA